DNA sequence from the Methanolobus sp. ZRKC5 genome:
TTATTATAGATTTTTTTCAGGAATAATAAGTTACCATCATCGAACTCAATTAAAAACTCTTCAAATGGAACCTTATAGAAAATATCGTATTCTGTGTTGAAAATAGACTTTAACATCTGCAATATGATAGTCTTGCCGACCCCATTGGGTCCATAGATAATAGTTATTCTTTCATTAGAATTCAGTTTAATCTCATGGTCATATAGATCAAACAGTTTCTTGATCTTAATTTGTGTAATATTCATCAGTATACCATAAATCAATTGAAAACTAAAATATATATCACTTTTTAACTTAGATATCAAATTCCAAATAAAATAAGCTGAAGAGGTGTCATCACCCCTTCATTTATTCATTCAAACAACAGTCACATCCATTCCTTTTGCTTCAGCCACAACCTCCGGATTGTAGTACGAATAAGCCTTGCTCTCCGATACGATGGCCTTCACCGGGAACAGTGCTTTGACCTGCATACTGAGAGTCAGTTCCTCACCCGACTGCATGTCATCGATGTAGAGAATCACTTTTCTGCCTGCTATCTCGTAGCGGGTTATCAGGTTTTCTTCCTTGAGAGCTTCAAGGCTTGATGAAACCGGACTGAAACCTGTTGGAACTGCGAGGTCAACTATCATCATCCCACTGGAAGTTATACTGCCACCTATACCACGAATTCCGTTGTACTTCACGCGGGCATTCACTGTAACGATATCATTCACAGCAACATCTGTGGAATCATACTGCACATCTAGCTCGATCTCATTCTGCTCAACGACATCAGGCAGTATGATATTGAAACGCCTTACTAGCTGGTAGTTCAGGTCACCCGTACCCTCCATTTCAAGCTCGAGTTCTGATGTTCCCTCTGGAATCTCAATTATCTGAACTACATCGAAATTCTGCTGGTTAACTTCCACAGACTTGATCTCCGTTCCATCAGCAATCACATGCACTGTGGCATCGATATCCCTTCCAGCAGATGCTGCTGCGCTCATCAGTGCTCTGAAAGCCATGACAGTATCCTGGGTACTGGAGAAACCACCGTTAGAATTGCGCTGTGCGGATATCCATTTCAGTGATGATATGGCTGTGGGGTTCTTTGCCTCTATCATAGCAAGAGTGGCGTATGCGGTTGTTTCCACATTCTTGCTTGATGGTGCCATGTAACTATAGTCTCCATGCTCGTATGGCAATGGAACGGCTCCGTCACCATAGCCCCAGTAAGTGCCGTCATCGTCCTGTTTTGCAATTGCCAGCAGGTCGTTCAGAGCCTCATCGGCAAACGAACTGTTAAGCTTTTGAAGAACCAGAGTTCCGATTGCAAGTGCATACGGGTCATCCTGGCTGCCAAGATTATCCTCAAGATACTTCTGTGCATTTGCCATGACAACAGGACTTGCAGAACCGTACTCATTCAGTGCAAGGGTTGTGTATGCCGTCAGTGCGTAGGTACCGCTCAAACCACCCATCATGTCCTGATGTATCACAAATCCTACCTGTTCCCATGAACCATCTTCCTGCTGATGAGATTCTATCCAGTCTGCTGCCTCTGAAAGAATATTCTCATCAATTGTGGTCACATCCCTTGCACCACTGAACTGGGACAGCACGAAAGAAGTCAGCCAGAGGCTACCACTCTCATCACTTTCACCGAATGCAGAGAAGGAACCATCACTGTGACGGTAGGTTAGTTCACGCTGGTAGCCCGTGATAATATACATCTCAGCCTTTGCTCTCACCTCAGGGTTATCCTGTCCTGTTGCCTTCAAGTAGCGCAATACCTCAACATCTGTGGAGAAAAGCATCATATTCTGCTCACCGCATCCGTAAGGCATACCCAGCAGATCATCCACCCCGCTTATGCTCTGTGCAACTATACTTGGAGTAAAGCTCACAAGCACTTTTTCCGAATCAGGAACTATACCCTCTGGCAGGCTTGTATCAAGTCCCACTGAACCATTGCTTAGCACCCCGTTATTCACAAGCTCACGGGTTGCACCTTCCGCTTCTACGATCATATCCTTCCTGACCGCATCCGCCCTCTTTGTGGTCTGGCCTGTTATCTCCACAATGTGCTTACCAACTTCTGTCGGACTTATTGTGAAACTGGCATAACCCACACCGTTGGCATCAACAGTTACTTCCTCTACATCATCACCGATGATATCGAACCAGTCAGCACCAGAGAGTGTGAGTTTGACGTCCTGTTCAGTGTCAAGATAATTATAGACCTGCACTTGTACCGGGAATTCCTCGCCTCTTGTCACAGAGTAAGGTAGATCCGGGTCAACGAAGAAGTCCTGGAACACCGCCATACTTGATTCTGAAATACCAATTCCTTCTGGCCCTGATGAAACTGCATGCAACCTCCATGTAGTTATGCTATCCGGCGCTGTCAGGTCAAGGCTTGCAAGTCCTGCATCATCTGTAAGAAGTTCCGGCATCCACAACCATGTCTCAGGGAAGAACTGACGCACACGCTGTACTTCTGCAAGCTCTCCACCTTCTGCCATGTCCTCATCGGCAGCTTCCTCTGTAGGGATAGCTTCCATCATAGGCGCCTCAACAACCTCTTCTTCCATTACCATGTCATCCATGGCTGCATCTACTTCCATGCCAAAACCTGCGAATTTGGCATTATCAAACCTTACTTCATCCAATTCAGAATGTGGCACCTCTATTCCCGGAGATGACATTACAACCATGCCGGCATTTTCCAATGTATCATAAGCACCTTCCATGTACCAGGAGGGATGAGATTCTGCCATTGGTTCCATAAAATGCTTTTCCAACTCATCGAAGACCTGTTTGAGATTGAGCCTGCCCTCACTAAGAGCATAGACCGACTCATCAACGATGGAGAAACCTATCATAGACTTGCTTCCTGCATCAAAATCAACAGTAACATTGTCACCGGGCTCAGCAGACTCAGTGTCAAACGAGCTTGACAGGTCTACCTGTGTTGAGAATTCCACATCAAATGGAAGCACATCCACAGACACCTCGCTGTTAGGGTTTATCATGTAAGCCACGACCTTTGCCTGCGGACTCATCTGTGGCGTCACAGGTATACTGATATCCGGTTCATCACTGGTTGCAGAATATACTGTCCTGCCGTTTGCAAACACATCATAGAACACAGTTCCGGGATTTGTGGAGTAAACACGCAAAGATATCGTATCTCCAACTTCCGGTACACCTTCGCTTGTCTGAGTGATGTGTATGAAACTGGCACTTGGAGAGTAGGCAGCGTTCAGAGACTCACTTGCACCTGCATCATCAGCATAGGCATCGATGAAAAGGTGATTAGTATTATTTGGAATATCATACTCCAGCATTGCAACACCACCTTCTGTAGCTACTGTTTCCTCGTCCCTGGTGATATCGTATGAGTCGTCCCTGATACGGGATTCCACTGTCACCTCAGCATCTACCGAATTGCCTCCCGGATCTTTTGTGACCAGAAGCACTTGCAATGGCATTCCCGGTTTTATGGAACTTGATTCAGGTATAAGCTGGATAACAAGTGGCGACTCGGATATCGTAAGCAACTTGTTGGTAGTCTCACTGTGATTTCCAGTGTCGGTAACTGTCACATTGAGCATAAGACTTGCCTGTCCCCCTGCACCATATGTTCCGGCTGCATATTCTACAGCAGGAAGTTCGAACTCAACAGTTCCTTCTTCAAGTGTTCCGGAAAAGGTTGCGTACTGCTCCCATTCACCCACGTAGCGTGAAGCTTCCACAAGCACATCACCCTCAACTTCCTTGCCAAAGAAGTAGTTACCTGAAACCGTACCTGTTATCTCATCAGATACAAGGAACCATTCCTGCGCTGTTTCCAGCGAGACATCGAATTTCGGAAGCACGTATTTGTCCACCTGAATATCCACATTGGAAGAGGAATCACCTGCTGTTGCGATTATCTTCCATGTGCCCAGGTTCAGTTCGGATGCAAGCGGCAGATCGAATGAAGCTACACCATATTCGTTGGAACTTAGTTCTTCCTTGAAAACTTTGATGCTTTTAGCATCTGTTATCTCTATGGTGATGTCCTCTCCCACAGGAATCAGATTGTTGTTAAGGGAGAGTATTCTACCATGTATCGTCTGCCCTGGTTTGTAGATCGGCTTATCTGTTTCAATGAACAGTGGATTGTTTTTCACCACTTCCACAGTTGCCTTGAACTCAGTATCAAATCCTGATGGCTTTGCAGTGAGCACATAACTACCCCCTTCAACATCAGGCACTTCAAAGGAAGCCACAACATTTCCTGAATCAGAAGTTGATGCTGCAAGAAGAGTTATCTCATTGTTATCCTCATCCGTGAGAGTATATTCCACGCAGCGAGTCACCGGTTGGTTATCCGAGAAAGCCGCCATGGTCACCGAACTCTCCCCGCCTGAGAAAAGCATTTTTGGTGCAAGTATCAAAAACTCATCACCTGATGAAGCTAACTGGTCACTACATGGACCTGCTATGCTGGAAGAAAAACCGGAACCCCCCGTATCACTTCCAATACACCCTGAAATCAAAACTGCAAACAACGATACTAAAGCTATGAATGAAACTGTATTTTTTCCTGTGAAGTTCACTTTTAACCACTCCCAATTTGTGAAATAATTAGTTCTTATAACAGATTTGGGAATAGAACTGTATATACTTTGCTTAAACTTCAAAGATGTTCGAAGTTATGAGAGGCGAAGCAATTAGATTATGAAATCAAGGATTAATGAAGAAAAAAGGTAACTATTCAGCCTGGCACGATTTGCCTATTGGTACTGATTTCATCGAAATAGAGATGTCTGCTCACTAACAATCTAACAATCAAAAAAGCAATCAATAGCAACAATCAAAATAAATGATCCTAATGAAATTTACGTTTCAACTTTTTGTCAAGATTGTTATTGATAGCGTTTTTATCAGGCTGAATAGTTACGAAAAAAGATATTGTGGGCTTTGAGATTATGTCACTCCCCAACCAACCTCTTCGTAATCTCCGCTACATGCCTGCCCTGAAACCTTGCAATTCCAAGCTCATTCTCACTAGGCTGCCTTGTATTAGCACCGCCACCAGCTATTGTTGAAGCACCGTATGGACTGCCACCTGTAATCTCCTCAAGGGTAGACTGTCTTGTTTCTGAATACGGAACACCTACTATTACCATACCATGATGCAGCAGGGTTGCGTGGAAACTCAGTATGGTCGATTCCTGCCCGCCATGCTGAGTACTGCTTGATGTGAAAACACTACCAACTTTGCCGATGAGTTCACCCTTTGACCAGATGCCTCCTGTCCTGTCAAGAAAAGCACGCATCTGTGCAGCCATCATTCCGAATCTTGTGGGTGTGCCGAATATGATTGCATCTGCTTCGGTGAGATTCTCGATGCTGGCAACAGGAATGTGCTCAAACCTCTTTTTTGATTCTGTTGCTCCCATTTTTTCAAGGATCTCAGGAGTGAAAGTTTCCTGGATCTGGTATAAGCCTACATCTGTACCTTCCACTTCCCTCGCACCTTCAACCACTGCTTCAGCCATCTTGTAGTTGTGACCGTACAAACTGTAAAAAATAACATTTATTTTCATAATCCCCACCTGTTTGAATGTCTATGATTCTAAAACTAACTCCCTGTTATATGGGGAAACTACAGGATAAATAATTTGCCAGTTGTCCGGGTGAAACATGATTTTAAATACGTGGTGTTAGATATAACTAACATAATAAGATAAACATCTAATATAATGTTAGAATTAAATATGGAGTGATTATATGGAAAAACTGGAAAAGTATACCAAGATAAGTTATACACTGGCCTTTGTACTCATCATGGCAGGAATCATACTGGTTGCAATGTTTGCAGATTATCAGCAGAGCGGTATCAGCCTGATAAATATCGGAGCTATCATCCTCTTTGTCACGTTCATCAGAGCAAAACGATATCGCAATGGACCTGTGAAAGATGAAAGAACGATCAGGATAGGAGCTTATGGACTATCGTACTCCTGGCTAATCACATTCATTTTAATAGCTCTGCTTTTCTGGGTTGAGGAATTTGGGATAGCCCAAATGACGGTCAAACAAATACTGGCAATCCTCATGTTCACAATGATCGTCACCGCAAAAGGTATCCAATGGTATCTTTTCAGGAAAGGGGATATTGAATAAATAACATTATTCAGGGATGATTTTATGAAAACAAGGATCAAGGAACTCAGAGCCAGATATGACCTGACCCAGGAGGACCTTGCTAACAAAGTTGGTGTCAGGCGCGAAACCATTGGTTTTCTGGAAAAGGGGAAATATAATCCCTCACTAAAACTTGCATATAAAGTTTCAAACGCCCTTGAAACAACAATTGATGAACTATTCATCTTTGATGAATCGGATCTTGAGTGAGCGGGAGACAATTATGGAAACAAAAACAAAAGTGTGGCTTGCAGAAGATGGGAAACCTATCATTGGTGCAGGCAAGGTTGCACTTCTCAAAGCCATAGATGAAGAAAAGTCACTTCGAAAAGCCTGTGCGAAGATGGAAATATCCTACAAACACGCCTGGAATGTGTTGAATAAGATCAATGAAAGGCTTGGAAAAGATGTGGTTACCACCGTAAGAGGAGGAAAGGATCAGGGGACCTTTCTCACAGATGAAGGCCGCAGGCTCATCAGTGAATATGAAATGAACAGGAAGTTCATTAACAACACAATGGAAGATGAAGGCTCCTGGGAGAACATAGGATTCACCATATCTGCACGCAACAAAATTCCTGGAAAGGTAACAGGCATAGAGAAAGAAGGGCTTGTCTCAAAGGTTAAGATCGAGATCGATCCATCAGCACTTACATCCATCATCACTTCCGAAGCAGTGGAGAGACTTGCCATCAAAGAAGGAGACAGGGTATTTGCAATAATCAAGTCAACTGAAGTCCTTATAGGTAAAGAGATAAAGAAGGACTAAAAATAGTTTATTTTACGAATATGCCACTCAAAACCCGTATATACTTTTGCGGTTCAGATAAGAGTAGTAAATTATAGTTATTAACCAAACTATTAATACTAATTGAGTATAACAATACTGTATGGCTAAACCCGAACAAATTCCGATAAAGCATCATCTTTCATCAGAAGAATTGCTTAAACATATGTAACTATTCAGCCTGGCACGATTTGCCTATTGGTACTGATTTCATCGAAATAGAGATGTCTGCTCACTAACAATCTAACAATCAAAAAAGCAATCAATAGCAACAATCAAAATAAATGATCCTAATGAAATTTACGTTTCAACTTTTTGTCAAGATTGTTATTGATAGCGTTTTTATCAGGCTGAATAGTTACAAACATATTAAGTCATTAGAGAAAGACACACGAGTTCTACAACGTTTATATTTTGTTAAACATCGTTATGAAGGAGCTTCTGTTAATGAAGCAGCTAAACTTGTAGGGATATCAAAACCCGTTGCATATCAATGGCAAGAGCGGTGGAATCAAGACGGATATGAAGGATTAAAGCCTAGGTTTTCAGGAGGATGTCCTTCCAAACTCACTGATGATCAAAAAGAAAAACTAAGGGACATGTTACATGAAAGAGATGATTGGTCTACAAAAGAAGTTCAGGAACTCATTTATAATGAATTTAAGGTTCAATACACCATTAAGCAAATACTAGTGATCTTGAAGAAGTTTGGCATGCATCATGCCAAACCATATGCGCATGATTATCGAAGACCACAAAATGCAGAAGATTGTTTAAAAAAAACTTACCGTTAATCGATGATGATTGCGTTATCGGATTTCTTGATGAATCATCTCCCCAAACAACATCAAATACGGTTCGTTTATGGTCTTTCAATAAACCTGCCATCTTCAAAAACACAACCAGGATAAAAGCAAACTCCTTCGGTTTTTATGCATTGAATGGTAATTCTGTTATTGATTTCAAAGAACATTCAACCAAGGAGGATGTATGTTCGTTTTTATCAGCTGTTAAAAACAATAACATGGGAGAGAGAATCGTAATTATTCTCGACAATTTTAGATCACATCGAGCAAAATATACAGTGGAATTTGCACAGGCAAATGATATTGAATTGGTCTATTTACCTCCATATTCACCCGACTTGAATCCAATCGAATTCATCTGGAAAAGTGTCAAAAGAATTATTTCTCGCAATTTTGTGAAAGATCTTGATCATATGAAAAATCTGATTGCTGAGGCGTTTATTGATTGTTCATCAAAGATTAGCTTCGCAAGAAAATGGATTGAGACATTTCTGGATGATAAGTTAAAAATGTTAAGTTAGTAACTATAATTAAATCCAATATACATAATTTCAAGATGGAATTATTATGCCGGAAAAAGAAGATTTCTCATGGGATAACAGTAAAATTAAAAACGGCAACACTCTTGGAAAAATAATCAGTATACCTGCTCAGGAAAATACTAACATTGGAATGCCTGAAAAAGTACAGTCAACTTTTGAAGATAAGAAGGAAATAGTTATCGATGAGTTCAAAGAGAAAATGGCAGAAATTCTCTCAAGAGAACTACATAAGAAATAATATGATATATCCTTTGTTTGACTTCCTTTGTTTGTATACACCATGAAGTATGAAAGGTATCAACAATAGTGCAAACATTGTTTTAATCCCGGGAGCCAGTACATCGCTTGCGCTGCCAACAATTGAACTTAGCTCAATACCCATTTTTAAATAAATGACATCAAGGAGAAGCCCAAATGCCAGTGAGCACAATGCTATCATTCCAAGATAAATAGTTGCACTTCTTTTACCGAGGAATTTTGCCACCATTGTGATAGTTGCTGCATTTGTAGCAGGTCCGGCAAGCAGGAACACAAAAGCAGTCCCCGGGCTCATGCCTTTTGAAACCAGAGCAGCAGCAAGTGGTGTTGAAGCCGTTGCACAGATGTAGAGTGGAATGCCTACAACCAAGACGATGAGCATGGAGAAAATACCCCCTCCCAGATAACCACCCACCAGTTCCTCAGGAATCACATAGGATATGATCCCTGCAAACAGGATACCTACCATTAACCATCCGGAAATATCCCCAAGAAGTTCAACGAAAGAGTATCTGAAAGCTTCCTGCAACTTGCGAAAAGTTGAAGCATCTTCATCCAGGACTACGTCTGTGCCACATGAACACGATGAATCACTGCAGGCTGCCATTGGCTGCATCATCAGAATATTTTTCTTATGAGCGGATTCTTCCTTTGTTTCACCCATTATATTTTCTGCAATTCCAGTAAGTAACGCAGTGGTCATACTGGCAATTGGACGGAAAACCGTCATTATGGGATCAAGCAATGCATATGTGATAGCTATGGAATCCACTCCGGTTTCAGGGGTGGATATTAAAAAAGAAAGAGTTGCACCTTTGGTAGCACCTCTGTTCTTCAATGATAGTGCAGTCGGAACCACGCCACATGAACATAGTGGTAGTGGAATACCAAGCAGTGAGGCATTTAGAGCAGACCTGAATTTTCCTGCCGACTTACCAAGATACTTCAGTATTTTTTCATCCGGAACGAGTGCGTGCAAAAGACCTGCAACTGCAAATCCCAGAAAAAGATATGGTGCCGCTTCCTCAAACAGACCCCATGACTCTATTGCCACTCCAGTGATGATCGTTAGAAGAGATTCAAACATCGTCATTATTTTGGTTCCTCCACGTGTTCTCTGCACATAGACATGAATAGTTCAACATGCTCGTCTGCCAGATAATAAACTTTGAACCTGCCTTCTTTTTTTACTCTTACAAGGTCAAGCTGCCGGAGAGTTCTCAGGCTATGAGAAATTGCCGACTGCGAAATTCCAAGTGCTTCCTCTATACCTTTAACGCACAGATCCCCCTGTAACAGAAGGAATAGTATCTTCAGGCGGGTGCTACATTGAAGGGCATTGAATATCTGGCACATGGAAGATATCGACTCTTCAGAGGGCAATTTTTTGACTTTTTTGTTGATAGATTGACCGTCTGCACAGATATGACCCACACGTCCCATGAACATATGAGCATATATTCATATATTCATATATTAATTTATTCCTGTGATCAGAGTACAATACAAAAAATGAAAATGATTGAATACAGAAAAAAGAAAAGATAATCAACTTTTTTAATCATCATCACATGGATAGACGTACGTCCTAAACTGCTGTAGCAACGGCTCTCCATTGCCAGTGCCACCTCTTCAACTCTGCGTACAGAAGAACTTACAAGTGGAACAGAAAGAGAAAATATAGCTTTTACAGGCGCTTTTTTGATATTCAATCCACGAGAAAACTGTGCTTCCTTCAGGCTTCTAAAGTTGTCATACAGCAACGGTACAAAATAGATAGACAGGGACATCATCATGGCAAGGTCATGGGAAGAAATACCGATGTACTTCAGTGGTAGCGGACGAAGAAGTCTTTCAATACCTGTTGTAATTCTTGATGGTGATGTGGTCGCTGTGAGTAAGGCCGCAAAAAGCAGCAAGAAAATAAACCGCAGTGTAATGATACTACCCAGCACCAGACCCTCATAACTTACCGATATCCATTTGAATCGATAAATTATGGTTCCTTCCGTAAAAAGCAGTTGGGTGATGAAAAGAATTGCAAAAAAGAATAGCATAGGACGTACTGAGCGCACAAAGTGTATTGATGGCAGCTTGCAGGCAATAACCAGACTTAAAAAAACAAAAGCTATTAACACTATTTCTACAAACGATGAAGCTTCAAGAATACAGATACTTGCAAGCATAAGACCAATTATCTTTGTCCTCGGATCGAGCCTGTGAAGCAGGGAACTACCGGGAACGAATGACAAAAACAGATTATTCATCCTGATTTACTCCCTTTTTCTCCAGTTCATTTCTTATCTCCCTAAAAGCATCATCCACTGAGAAAATACTTTCACGGACATTGAAACCCATCAGATTAAGCTCTTTCATAAGGAGAGTTATCTCAGGCAAAGGGGATGAAACTGAGTTCAAGTACTCTTCCGGAGTACCAGCGAAAGCTATTTTTCCATTTTTAAGAAGAATCACCTTCTCAGCAAACGGAAGAACTTCACACATCTGATGTGAAACGACAATTATGGAAATACCTGAACTATGAAGTTTTTTCAGTGTTAAAAGTAATGATGAACGGTTCTCCGGATCAAGGCCTGAAGTGGGCTCATCCAGAACCAGGTATTCTGGTTTCATGGCCATTACTCCGGCCAGTGCTACCAGACGCATCTGACCACCGCTTAGAGCAAAAGGCGAAAGACCGGAAATATCCATATCCAGACCAACCAGATCCAGGGCATCACTTACCCGTTTATCCAGAGCCGAACCTTTTAATCCGAAATTAGAAGGTCCAAAAGAAACATCTTCAAAAACAGTCTTTCCAAAGAGTTGCTTTTGAGGATATTGCATCAACAGACCTGCTATTGAACGCACATCCTTACTTGTGGATTCTATTCCACTCACTGTTACCGAGCCGGACTGGGGTTTGAGAAGACCGTTAAAGTGCCTGATAAGAGTGGATTTGCCAGACCCTACTTCACCCGCTATAAGAACGAACTCACCTTTTTCGATAGATAAACTTACGTTGTCCAATGCCTGTTTTTCAAGTGATGTCCCGCTGTTATACCAGAAACTCACATCCCTTACATCAATTGACATAAAGCCTCCCTGAGTTCTTCACGGGAAAGGGGAAAACAGGCCGGCTCTATAAAACCGGAATCACAAAGCCTTTTTGCCAGCTCAATTATAGGTGGGAGCTCGAAACCGAAATTCATGGCATCTCCCTGACTCAAAATAATACGTGGATTCCCATTATGCGTGATGTTGCCATTTTCCATTACTAATAAACGGTCTGCATGGACAAGCTCTTCCAGGCGATGTGTTATATATACAACAGTAGTTCCGTTTTCATTCAATTGTGTAATCAGGTCCAGAATGTCCTTTCGGGACCTAGGGTCCAGCATGGAAGTCACCTCATCAAATAATATAATTTCAGGTTCCATGGCTAGAACAGAAGCCAATGCAACTTTCTGTTTCTCACCACCACTTAATGATCTCGAAGTATGATTTTTGTACTCCTGCATGTCAACATTCTGAAGTGCTCTATCTACACGATTGCGTATATCTTCCTGCGGAAGACCAAGATTCTCAGGGCCAAATGCAACATCCTCTTCCACAGTCATTCCTATGAACTGGGACTGAGGATCCTGAAAAACCATACCCGCTATCTGACGTATATTCAGGATGGATGAAGGATCAGTGGTGTCCATTTCTTTCACGATAACAGAGCCTTCGGTGGGAAGAAGAAGACCATTCATGTGGCGTAAGAGTGTTGATTTACCAGAGCCGTTCTTACCTGCTATGGCTACGAACTCTTCTTTGTGGATATCCAGAGAAACTGAATCAAGTACCTGTGTGCCGTCAGGATAACGATAACTCAGATTGTTTATGTGAATCATGCAAACCTTTAGATAGAGTATCTGGACGCTATGACCGATGATGCAATTATTTTAAGAATGGCTCCGGGGATGTAGGGAATGAGACCAAGTGCTATTGCCTCTGGAAAAGAGAGACTTGCAACGTTCATGAGCTGCAAAACACCGAACAGGTATATAGCAAACAATCCTGCCAGCATGAACAACATATTTAGATACACTTTATCCCGACCATATCGGTCACAAAGAAATCCGATTACAAAAGCACCAAATATAAAGCCTATGAGATAGCCACCTGTTGGTCCGAAAAACATGCCCAGTCCGGAACTACCACCTGAAAATACAGGAAGACCTGCAATTCCCAAAAGCAGGTAGACTACTACACTTATTGTTCCCCACCTGGCTCCCAGAATTGCTCCTGCAAGCAGTATAAAAAGAGTCTGCAGAGTTATTGGAACAGGACTAACAGGGATAGGGATCTTAATGTAGGCACCAACTGCCATCATAGCAGCAAATAGAGATGCAAAGACCATTTTTCTAATGTTGTCATTATGAGAATATACTTTGTCTACCACAAAAAGTCACCAGCCATTTTTAAGAATGCTACATATATGAAAATCTAATTTTAATAGATATCCATGCATAAGTAACATTGTCAACCATTTAACATACGTGCGGTTTACAAATTATATAATCCTTATCCATTGAGGTAAGCAAAGTAAGAAATACAAATAAAAAAGATAATAGTGTGCAGGAAGAACCTGCACTGAAAAGAAAATTTACATATCCATATCAGGCTGTGGCATACCTGGTGGCATTGGACCACCACTGCCTCTTGAAGCTACAACATCGTCAATCCTGAGGATCATTACTGTTGCTTCAGTTGCTGCATTTATTGCCTGGGTCTTTATCCTGAGTGGTTCAAGGACATCGTTCTCGTACATGTCTACAACCTTTCCGGTGAATACATCAAGACCCATGTTCTTGTTACCCTGCTCGTGCTGTGAGCGAAGGTCAACGAGTTTGTCTATTGGGTCGAGACCTGCATTCTCTGCAAGTGTCTGAGGAATTATTTCAAATGCTTCTGCAAACTTGGTGACTGCCAACTGCTCTCTGCCCTTGAGAGTTGATGCATATT
Encoded proteins:
- a CDS encoding alpha-2-macroglobulin family protein, translating into MNFTGKNTVSFIALVSLFAVLISGCIGSDTGGSGFSSSIAGPCSDQLASSGDEFLILAPKMLFSGGESSVTMAAFSDNQPVTRCVEYTLTDEDNNEITLLAASTSDSGNVVASFEVPDVEGGSYVLTAKPSGFDTEFKATVEVVKNNPLFIETDKPIYKPGQTIHGRILSLNNNLIPVGEDITIEITDAKSIKVFKEELSSNEYGVASFDLPLASELNLGTWKIIATAGDSSSNVDIQVDKYVLPKFDVSLETAQEWFLVSDEITGTVSGNYFFGKEVEGDVLVEASRYVGEWEQYATFSGTLEEGTVEFELPAVEYAAGTYGAGGQASLMLNVTVTDTGNHSETTNKLLTISESPLVIQLIPESSSIKPGMPLQVLLVTKDPGGNSVDAEVTVESRIRDDSYDITRDEETVATEGGVAMLEYDIPNNTNHLFIDAYADDAGASESLNAAYSPSASFIHITQTSEGVPEVGDTISLRVYSTNPGTVFYDVFANGRTVYSATSDEPDISIPVTPQMSPQAKVVAYMINPNSEVSVDVLPFDVEFSTQVDLSSSFDTESAEPGDNVTVDFDAGSKSMIGFSIVDESVYALSEGRLNLKQVFDELEKHFMEPMAESHPSWYMEGAYDTLENAGMVVMSSPGIEVPHSELDEVRFDNAKFAGFGMEVDAAMDDMVMEEEVVEAPMMEAIPTEEAADEDMAEGGELAEVQRVRQFFPETWLWMPELLTDDAGLASLDLTAPDSITTWRLHAVSSGPEGIGISESSMAVFQDFFVDPDLPYSVTRGEEFPVQVQVYNYLDTEQDVKLTLSGADWFDIIGDDVEEVTVDANGVGYASFTISPTEVGKHIVEITGQTTKRADAVRKDMIVEAEGATRELVNNGVLSNGSVGLDTSLPEGIVPDSEKVLVSFTPSIVAQSISGVDDLLGMPYGCGEQNMMLFSTDVEVLRYLKATGQDNPEVRAKAEMYIITGYQRELTYRHSDGSFSAFGESDESGSLWLTSFVLSQFSGARDVTTIDENILSEAADWIESHQQEDGSWEQVGFVIHQDMMGGLSGTYALTAYTTLALNEYGSASPVVMANAQKYLEDNLGSQDDPYALAIGTLVLQKLNSSFADEALNDLLAIAKQDDDGTYWGYGDGAVPLPYEHGDYSYMAPSSKNVETTAYATLAMIEAKNPTAISSLKWISAQRNSNGGFSSTQDTVMAFRALMSAAASAGRDIDATVHVIADGTEIKSVEVNQQNFDVVQIIEIPEGTSELELEMEGTGDLNYQLVRRFNIILPDVVEQNEIELDVQYDSTDVAVNDIVTVNARVKYNGIRGIGGSITSSGMMIVDLAVPTGFSPVSSSLEALKEENLITRYEIAGRKVILYIDDMQSGEELTLSMQVKALFPVKAIVSESKAYSYYNPEVVAEAKGMDVTVV
- the wrbA gene encoding NAD(P)H:quinone oxidoreductase is translated as MKINVIFYSLYGHNYKMAEAVVEGAREVEGTDVGLYQIQETFTPEILEKMGATESKKRFEHIPVASIENLTEADAIIFGTPTRFGMMAAQMRAFLDRTGGIWSKGELIGKVGSVFTSSSTQHGGQESTILSFHATLLHHGMVIVGVPYSETRQSTLEEITGGSPYGASTIAGGGANTRQPSENELGIARFQGRHVAEITKRLVGE
- a CDS encoding helix-turn-helix transcriptional regulator; translation: MKTRIKELRARYDLTQEDLANKVGVRRETIGFLEKGKYNPSLKLAYKVSNALETTIDELFIFDESDLE
- a CDS encoding molybdenum-dependent transcriptional regulator, whose translation is METKTKVWLAEDGKPIIGAGKVALLKAIDEEKSLRKACAKMEISYKHAWNVLNKINERLGKDVVTTVRGGKDQGTFLTDEGRRLISEYEMNRKFINNTMEDEGSWENIGFTISARNKIPGKVTGIEKEGLVSKVKIEIDPSALTSIITSEAVERLAIKEGDRVFAIIKSTEVLIGKEIKKD
- a CDS encoding SO_0444 family Cu/Zn efflux transporter, producing the protein MTMFESLLTIITGVAIESWGLFEEAAPYLFLGFAVAGLLHALVPDEKILKYLGKSAGKFRSALNASLLGIPLPLCSCGVVPTALSLKNRGATKGATLSFLISTPETGVDSIAITYALLDPIMTVFRPIASMTTALLTGIAENIMGETKEESAHKKNILMMQPMAACSDSSCSCGTDVVLDEDASTFRKLQEAFRYSFVELLGDISGWLMVGILFAGIISYVIPEELVGGYLGGGIFSMLIVLVVGIPLYICATASTPLAAALVSKGMSPGTAFVFLLAGPATNAATITMVAKFLGKRSATIYLGMIALCSLAFGLLLDVIYLKMGIELSSIVGSASDVLAPGIKTMFALLLIPFILHGVYKQRKSNKGYIILFLM